From the genome of bacterium, one region includes:
- a CDS encoding D-alanine--D-alanine ligase, whose product MGGFSSEREISLKSGQAVIKAIEKLGYTPITFDVNENIAKELTTQEVEVAFIALHGRFGEDGNIQRILEDLNIPYVGSGVKASAFAIDKIKSKEVFIKNNILTPPFVQVNSKPTHDLVNLNKLSLPWVVKPAREGSTIGISIVEERDGFLPAYELAKKYDHDILVEEYIKGREFTVGVIGGKELTPLPVIEILSKNKFYDFEAKYTKGLTEFKIPAILAEDVYTKAQKLACQVHQSLGCYGMSRVDMICSQDNQLYILEVNTIPGLTELSLLPKAAAFIDMSFEDLIDTLLSYAFERERDASK is encoded by the coding sequence TAAAGAGCGGCCAGGCAGTCATTAAAGCTATTGAGAAATTAGGCTATACTCCAATAACTTTTGATGTAAATGAAAATATAGCTAAAGAATTGACTACCCAAGAAGTTGAGGTAGCCTTTATTGCTCTTCATGGACGTTTTGGGGAAGATGGAAATATTCAAAGGATCTTAGAAGACTTAAATATACCTTATGTTGGTTCTGGAGTAAAAGCAAGTGCTTTTGCCATAGACAAGATCAAGAGCAAAGAAGTCTTTATTAAAAATAATATCCTAACACCACCTTTTGTCCAGGTAAATTCTAAACCTACTCATGATCTGGTCAATTTAAATAAGTTAAGTCTTCCTTGGGTGGTAAAGCCAGCCAGAGAAGGCTCCACGATTGGAATCTCCATCGTTGAAGAGAGAGATGGATTTTTGCCAGCTTATGAGTTAGCTAAGAAGTACGATCATGATATCTTGGTTGAGGAATATATAAAAGGAAGAGAATTTACCGTAGGAGTAATAGGGGGCAAGGAATTAACTCCTTTACCGGTAATCGAGATTCTTTCTAAGAATAAATTTTATGATTTTGAAGCTAAATATACTAAAGGATTAACAGAATTTAAGATTCCTGCTATTTTAGCCGAAGATGTATATACAAAAGCACAAAAGTTAGCTTGTCAAGTTCATCAATCTTTAGGTTGTTATGGGATGTCTCGAGTCGACATGATCTGCAGCCAGGACAATCAATTATATATCTTAGAAGTCAATACTATTCCAGGATTAACGGAGCTTAGCTTGTTACCTAAAGCTGCAGCCTTTATAGACATGAGTTTTGAAGATTTAATAGATACCTTATTAAGCTATGCCTTTGAAAGAGAAAGAGATGCGTCAAAGTAA